One Euphorbia lathyris chromosome 1, ddEupLath1.1, whole genome shotgun sequence DNA segment encodes these proteins:
- the LOC136210862 gene encoding 1-aminocyclopropane-1-carboxylate synthase — protein MVFKLNNQLLSKIATGDGHGENSPYFDGWKAYDSNPFHPTKNPTGVIQMGLAENQLCFDLVQQWLKNNPKASICTTEGAEEFKDIAIFQDYHGLPEFRNAVANFMGKVRGNRVTFDPDRIVMSGGATGAHEMVAFCLADPGEAFLVPTPYYPGFDRDLRWRTGVQLVPVDCESSNQFKVTKEALEYAYEMAECNNIRVKGLLLTNPSNPLGTTLDKETLTDILSFINDKNIHLICDEIYAATVFTQPDFVSIAEVIQEVPNCNLDLLHIVYSLSKDMGFPGFRVGIVYSYNDSVVHCARKMSSFGLVSSQTQYLIASLLSDDEFVANFIVESKRRLAKRYSDFTVGLAQEGIKCLNTSNAGLFLWMDLRRLLKEKSVDGEIALWRMIIKDVKLNVSPGSSFHCVEPGWFRVCFANMDDGTMNEALSRIGAFMAQHKEAMKPKKKLCWQGSLKLNSFSSRIYDDFIMSPSSPLSQSPLVRART, from the exons ATGGTGTTTAAGTTGAATAATCAGCTGTTATCAAAGATAGCCACCGGCGACGGACACGGCGAAAACTCACCGTATTTTGATGGGTGGAAAGCATATGACAGCAACCCTTTTCATCCCACAAAGAATCCCACCGGTGTTATACAGATGGGTCTCGCTGAGAATCAG CTTTGCTTTGATTTGGTTCAacaatggttgaaaaacaacCCAAAAGCCTCTATTTGCACTACTGAAGGAGCTGAGGAATTCAAGGATATAGCTATTTTTCAAGATTATCATGGCTTGCCAGAGTTcagaaat GCGGTGGCGAATTTTATGGGAAAAGTTCGAGGAAACAGAGTAACATTTGACCCAGACCGGATTGTTATGAGCGGAGGAGCCACCGGAGCTCATGAAATGGTGGCGTTCTGTTTGGCAGATCCCGGTGAAGCTTTTTTGGTGCCTACTCCATATTATCCAGG atTTGATAGAGACCTGAGATGGAGAACAGGAGTTCAACTAGTTCCAGTTGACTGTGAAAGCTCTAACCAGTTCAAAGTAACAAAAGAAGCATTAGAATATGCCTATGAAATGGCAGAATGCAACAATATAAGAGTCAAAGGCTTACTTCTTACAAATCCCTCAAATCCACTAGGTACAACCTTAGACAAGGAAACCCTAACAGACATCCTTAGTTTCATCAACGACAAAAACATCCATCTCATTTGCGACGAAATTTACGCCGCCACCGTCTTCACCCAGCCGGATTTCGTCAGCATAGCAGAAGTAATACAAGAAGTACCAAATTGCAATCTTGATCTCCTACACATTGTTTACAGCCTTTCCAAGGACATGGGATTCCCCGGATTTCGTGTCGGAATTGTTTACTCTTATAATGATTCCGTCGTACATTGCGCGAGAAAAATGTCGAGTTTCGGCTTGGTTTCGTCGCAAACTCAATATCTAATCGCGTCGTTGTTGTCCGATGATGAGTTCGTCGCTAATTTTATCGTCGAAAGCAAAAGGAGATTAGCGAAAAGGTATAGCGATTTTACCGTCGGACTTGCACAAGAAGGGATCAAATGCTTAAACACGAGCAACGCGGGGTTGTTTTTATGGATGGATTTACGTAGACTGCTTAAAGAAAAAAGTGTCGACGGAGAAATAGCCCTATGGCGGATGATAATTAAGGATGTTAAGCTCAATGTTTCGCCTGGTTCTTCTTTCCATTGTGTCGAGCCGGGTTGGTTTAGGGTTTGCTTTGCTAACATGGATGATGGCACTATGAATGAAGCTTTGTCAAGAATTGGTGCTTTTATGGCTCAACACAAGGAAGCTATGAAGCCAAAGAAGAAATTGTGTTGGCAAGGAAGTCTCAAACTCAACAGTTTTTCGTCACGAATATACGACGATTTCATTATGTCTCCTAGCTCGCCTTTATCTCAGTCGCCTCTTGTTCGAGCCAGGACTTAG